The following are encoded together in the Myxococcales bacterium genome:
- a CDS encoding cation-binding protein, which produces MMPIGPLMIEHRLIERMIRQIARELEKIRRTGEADVPFLQDAVDFIRTYADRCHHGKEENILFRELDKKDIAPEERRLMEELIEDHIYGRGKVAEIVAGMAQYAAGDATALSSIVAALTELIEFYPQHIEKEDRHFFLPVMAHFTAAEKDAMLREGLDFDAGLIHERYRHAVEELEKKPGR; this is translated from the coding sequence ATGATGCCGATCGGCCCGTTGATGATCGAGCATCGGCTGATCGAACGCATGATCCGGCAAATCGCCCGGGAACTGGAAAAAATCCGGCGGACCGGCGAGGCGGACGTCCCGTTTTTGCAGGACGCCGTCGATTTCATCCGCACCTATGCCGACCGTTGCCATCACGGGAAGGAAGAAAACATTCTCTTTCGCGAGTTGGACAAGAAAGACATCGCGCCCGAGGAACGGCGGCTCATGGAGGAATTGATCGAGGATCACATCTACGGCCGCGGCAAGGTGGCCGAGATCGTCGCGGGCATGGCGCAGTATGCCGCCGGCGACGCCACGGCCTTATCGTCGATCGTCGCCGCGCTGACCGAGTTGATCGAGTTCTACCCGCAGCACATCGAAAAAGAGGATCGGCATTTTTTCCTGCCGGTGATGGCGCATTTCACCGCCGCGGAGAAGGATGCCATGCTGCGGGAAGGCCTCGATTTCGACGCCGGCCTGATCCACGAGCGTTATCGCCACGCCGTCGAGGAACTCGAAAAAAAGCCCGGCCGCTGA
- a CDS encoding radical SAM protein: MAHHGKPAERLSPVQIRAQRALEKHSLRSADVPLTKLYVEPTSFCNLNCRTCMRNSWTEPPGEMAAATFEHLIAGFARFPSLKTVAFWGFGEPLLNPRTPAMIARVKQKGLAAELITNGLLLDRQTATALLDAGLDRLVVSLDGAAPTTHADIRRGADLSKIETNVRGLVELRRARGRQTPEIGLEFVLMRRNLKELVDLIPLARRLEAKFVLITNLLPYSAEMKDEILYWMSAKQYSVARRLSSSPEIIFPPLDEHPEYLAHLQKVNPHLTIRDFPDKPTTGLEGYCSFIWEGSAAVTWSGEVSPCVALMHSHSCFVLGREKRLERHSVGNVNVDSLAAIWKREEYRRFRKRVRQFDFSPCTRCGGCELSENNDTDCIGSPFPTCGDCLWAKGLLLCP, from the coding sequence ATGGCCCATCACGGCAAGCCGGCCGAACGTTTGAGTCCGGTCCAAATTCGCGCCCAGCGCGCGCTGGAAAAGCATTCCCTGCGTTCGGCCGACGTGCCGTTGACCAAGCTGTACGTCGAGCCGACCTCGTTTTGCAATTTGAACTGCCGCACCTGCATGCGCAATTCGTGGACCGAACCGCCCGGCGAAATGGCCGCCGCGACCTTCGAACATCTCATCGCCGGGTTTGCCCGCTTTCCCAGCCTGAAGACCGTGGCGTTCTGGGGATTCGGCGAGCCGCTGCTGAACCCGCGGACGCCGGCGATGATCGCCCGGGTCAAGCAAAAAGGCCTGGCCGCCGAGTTGATCACCAACGGCCTGTTGCTCGACCGGCAAACGGCTACCGCCTTGCTGGACGCGGGGCTGGACCGCCTGGTCGTTTCGCTGGACGGCGCGGCTCCGACGACCCACGCGGACATCCGCCGGGGCGCCGATCTGTCGAAAATCGAAACGAACGTCCGCGGCCTGGTGGAACTGCGCCGCGCGCGAGGCCGCCAAACCCCGGAGATCGGGCTCGAATTCGTGCTGATGCGCCGCAACCTCAAGGAATTGGTCGATCTGATTCCGCTCGCCCGGCGCCTGGAGGCGAAATTCGTCCTGATCACCAACCTGCTGCCCTACTCGGCCGAAATGAAAGACGAGATTCTTTACTGGATGTCCGCCAAGCAATACTCGGTCGCTCGTCGCCTGTCGTCGTCGCCGGAAATCATCTTTCCGCCGCTCGACGAGCATCCGGAATATCTGGCGCACCTCCAGAAGGTCAATCCGCATTTGACGATCCGCGATTTCCCCGACAAGCCGACGACCGGGCTGGAAGGCTATTGCTCCTTCATCTGGGAAGGTTCGGCCGCCGTCACCTGGAGCGGCGAAGTCAGCCCTTGCGTGGCACTGATGCACTCGCACTCCTGTTTTGTTTTGGGCCGGGAAAAACGCCTCGAACGCCACAGCGTGGGCAACGTGAACGTCGATAGTCTGGCCGCTATTTGGAAGCGGGAGGAATACCGCCGATTCCGCAAGCGGGTCCGGCAGTTCGATTTTTCGCCGTGCACGCGCTGCGGCGGCTGCGAGCTGTCGGAGAACAACGACACGGATTGCATCGGCAGCCCCTTTCCGACTTGCGGGGATTGCCTGTGGGCGAAGGGCCTCTTGCTCTGCCCGTAA
- a CDS encoding 2-oxoacid ferredoxin oxidoreductase (catalyzes the coenzyme A-dependent decarboxylation of 2-oxoacids, such as pyruvate and 2-oxoglutarate), whose translation MTVCIQQFHNTQEPAWCPGCGNFKILEAVKQALVELELPPHRVIIATGIGQAPKLPHYLRVNTFNGLHGREVASATAIKLAAPDLTVLVHAGDGGAYGEGGNHFLHALRRNVDLTLVVHDNHYYGLTKGQASPTTPRGTPAAGAPDGVRSSPLNPLALAISQEGSFVAQGSAAHPAHLVELLKQAIRHRGFSLLNALQPCVTYDKVFTYQYYQEHGSILGPEYDPTDRRAAFDLVRENNLGDKIPLGVIYRCERPPYPEAASPLRERGVDPRRAAVLFAEFV comes from the coding sequence ATGACGGTCTGCATCCAACAATTTCACAATACACAGGAACCGGCCTGGTGCCCGGGTTGCGGCAATTTCAAGATTCTCGAGGCGGTCAAACAGGCTTTGGTTGAACTCGAACTGCCGCCGCACCGGGTGATCATCGCCACGGGCATCGGGCAGGCGCCGAAACTGCCGCACTACCTGCGGGTCAACACGTTCAACGGCCTGCACGGCCGCGAAGTGGCGTCGGCCACCGCCATCAAACTGGCCGCGCCCGACCTGACGGTATTGGTGCACGCCGGCGACGGCGGCGCCTACGGCGAAGGCGGCAACCATTTTTTGCACGCCTTGCGCCGCAACGTCGATCTCACGCTCGTCGTCCACGACAACCATTATTACGGGCTGACCAAGGGCCAGGCCTCGCCGACGACCCCGCGGGGAACACCGGCGGCGGGCGCGCCGGACGGCGTCCGGTCGTCGCCGCTCAACCCGTTGGCCCTGGCGATTTCGCAGGAGGGCTCGTTCGTCGCGCAGGGCTCGGCGGCGCATCCGGCGCACTTGGTCGAGTTGTTGAAACAGGCGATCCGCCATCGCGGCTTCTCGCTACTCAACGCCTTGCAGCCGTGCGTCACCTACGACAAGGTCTTCACCTATCAATATTATCAAGAGCACGGATCGATTCTGGGGCCGGAGTACGACCCGACCGATCGCCGGGCGGCGTTCGATCTGGTGCGCGAAAACAACCTGGGCGACAAAATTCCCCTCGGGGTGATCTATCGTTGCGAACGGCCGCCCTATCCGGAGGCCGCGTCGCCGCTGCGCGAACGCGGCGTCGATCCGCGACGGGCCGCCGTGTTGTTCGCGGAATTCGTTTGA